One genomic region from Strix aluco isolate bStrAlu1 chromosome 25, bStrAlu1.hap1, whole genome shotgun sequence encodes:
- the KCNA10 gene encoding potassium voltage-gated channel subfamily A member 10 has protein sequence MMDVSSWKEMEVALVSFDNADQIVEDPCYSNDLSPAGQSRKGHPSCANLLSNLRILINSENANNETIFSRFSAEFSEHLVGERVGMDEGDQRVIINIAGLRFETRLKTLNQFPETLLGDPEKRMRYFDSMRNEYFFDRNRPSFDGILYYYQSGGKIRRPANVPIDVFADEITFYELGDEAMDQFREDEGFIKDPETLLPTNDFHRQFWLLFEYPESSSAARGVALVSVLVIVISIIIFCMETLPEFREEREFQSTQELSKNLTDTLLAHSTFTDPFFVIETACIIWFSFELFVRFIVCPSKTEFFRNIMNIIDIVSIIPYFVTLTTELIQQSELNGQQNMSLAILRIIRLVRVFRIFKLSRHSKGLQILGQTLKASMRELGLLIFFLFIGVILFSSAVYFAEVDEPQSHFSSIPDGFWWAVVTMTTVGYGDMCPTTLGGKIVGTLCAIAGVLTIALPVPVIVSNFNYFYHRETENEEKQILPGEVERLLTSVVTGNGSMESLNKTNGGYPREKAKK, from the coding sequence ATGATGGACGTGTCCAGTTGGAAGGAGATGGAGGTGGCACTAGTCAGTTTTGACAACGCTGATCAGATCGTGGAGGATCCCTGTTATTCAAATGACCTCAGCCCGGCTGGCCAGTCGCGGAAAGGCCATCCCAGCTGCGCCAACCTCCTCTCCAACTTGAGAATCCTTATCAACAGTGAGAATGCCAACAATGAGACCATTTTCTCCAGGTTCTCTGCCGAGTTCAGTGAGCACCTGGTGGGGGAGAGGGTGGGCATGGATGAGGGGGACCAGCGAGTCATCATCAACATCGCTGGACTGAGGTTTGAGACGCGGCTCAAGACCCTCAACCAGTTCCCTGAGACCTTGCTTGGAGACCCGGAAAAGAGGATGCGGTACTTTGACTCCATGAGGAATGAATATTTCTTTGATAGGAACAGGCCCAGTTTTGATGGGATCCTGTACTATTACCAGTCCGGTGGGAAAATACGGCGCCCAGCCAATGTCCCCATCGACGTCTTTGCTGATGAAATCACCTTCTACGAGCTGGGTGATGAAGCCATGGACCAGTTCAGGGAGGATGAAGGGTTCATCAAGGACCCTGAGACCCTCTTACCAACCAATGACTTTCACAGGCAATTCTGGCTGCTCTTCGAGTACCCTGAAAGCTCCAGTGCAGCCAGGGGTGTAGCGTTGGTCTCTGTCCTAGTCATTGTCATCTCCATCATCATCTTCTGCATGGAGACCTTGCCAGAGTTCAGGGAGGAAAGGGAGTTTCAGTCCACCCAGGAGCTTTCTAAGAATCTGACAGACACCTTGCTGGCCCACAGTACCTTCACAGACCCTTTCTTCGTCATAGAGACTGCCTGCATCATCTGGTTCTCCTTCGAGCTATTTGTCCGGTTCATTGTGTGCCCCAGCAAGACCGAGTTCTTCAGGAACATCATGAACATTATCGACATTGTGTCCATCATCCCCTACTTCGTGACACTCACCACTGAGCTGATCCAGCAGAGCGAACTCAACGGGCAGCAGAACATGTCTTTGGCCATCCTGCGGATCATCCGGCTGGTCAGGGTCTTCCGCATCTTCAAGCTTTCCCGGCACTCCAAGGGGCTGCAGATCCTGGGGCAGACCCTGAAGGCCAGCATGCGGGAGCTGGGCTTgctcatcttcttcctcttcatcggCGTCATCCTCTTCTCCAGCGCCGTCTACTTTGCAGAAGTGGATGAGCCACAATCCCATTTCTCCAGCATCCCCGATGGCTTCTGGTGGGCTGTGGTCACGATGACGACCGTTGGCTATGGAGACATGTGTCCCACCACCCTGGGTGGGAAGATCGTGGGGACTCTGTGCGCCATTGCAGGGGTATTGACCATTGCGCTGCCCGTCCCCGTCATCGTCTCGAACTTCAACTATTTCTACCACAGGGAGACAGAGAATGAAGAGAAGCAAATTCTGCCTGGGGAGGTGGAACGACTCCTCACCAGCGTGGTGACGGGAAATGGCAGCATGGAGTCGCTCAATAAGACCAATGGGGGTTACCCTCGAGAGAAGGCCAAAAAATGA